TGTCCTATATAGAAAAACTGAACAATTTAAATACTGAAGATATCAAACCAATGGCACACTCCATAAATACAACCAATGTATTTAGAGAGGATACATTGGAACCGCCAATTTCAAGAGAAGACGCCCTAAACAATGCTCCTTCCGCAATGGGTGTTTTTTTTAAAGTACCAAAAGTAATTGAATAAAAATATTCAGATAATAAGAGAAGCATCTTTGAGACTCTTAGGACTTACCGCACTCCAAATAAAAGAAAAAATATTATCCAGAGAAATACAAGCGACCGAACTTGTCGGGAAGCTATTTAAATGGATAAAAGATATCGAACCGAACATTCAATCC
This portion of the Candidatus Curtissbacteria bacterium genome encodes:
- the gatC gene encoding Asp-tRNA(Asn)/Glu-tRNA(Gln) amidotransferase subunit GatC, which encodes MKIDKKTIEYIANLSRIELSDQEKEVFIHQLSDILSYIEKLNNLNTEDIKPMAHSINTTNVFREDTLEPPISREDALNNAPSAMGVFFKVPKVIE